In a genomic window of Xylophilus rhododendri:
- a CDS encoding alpha/beta hydrolase — translation MSSIPSTAKTDAAECVGGGLDDTLALPGRDPVGVRWYGKGQRQAGGGTPLVLHFHGGAFVSGGLENGSIVARILADAGAVVCSLEYPLAPSHPFPAGIETGYAALDWLHRHRVKLAGRGARMFLAGEEAGGNIAAAVAAMARDRAHPSLAGQILLSPMLDPCTGTASLRDATCVKTGACKWSEGWLAYLRGPRDAEHPYAVPSASCRMAGIAPTLVMAGVNDPMHDEAQVYAEKLRGAGVPVTWQPIAQAEGWPDALALEGVDRCPCAGTVRDHAAAFFAATAKAPEPPH, via the coding sequence ATGTCCTCCATCCCTTCCACCGCCAAGACAGACGCCGCCGAATGCGTGGGTGGCGGCCTGGACGACACCCTGGCACTGCCCGGCCGCGATCCGGTCGGCGTGCGCTGGTACGGCAAGGGCCAGCGCCAGGCCGGCGGCGGCACGCCGCTGGTGCTGCATTTCCACGGCGGCGCCTTCGTGTCCGGCGGCCTGGAGAACGGCAGCATCGTGGCCCGCATCCTGGCCGATGCCGGCGCGGTGGTCTGCTCGCTGGAGTATCCGCTGGCGCCCAGCCATCCTTTCCCGGCCGGCATCGAGACCGGTTATGCGGCGCTGGACTGGCTGCACCGCCACCGCGTGAAGCTGGCAGGCCGCGGCGCCCGCATGTTCCTGGCGGGCGAGGAGGCCGGCGGCAATATCGCCGCGGCCGTCGCCGCCATGGCGCGCGACCGGGCCCATCCGTCGCTGGCCGGCCAGATCCTGCTGTCGCCCATGCTCGACCCCTGCACCGGCACCGCCTCGCTGCGCGACGCCACCTGCGTGAAGACGGGGGCCTGCAAATGGTCCGAAGGCTGGCTGGCCTATCTGCGCGGCCCGCGCGATGCCGAACACCCTTATGCGGTGCCCAGCGCCTCCTGCCGCATGGCCGGCATCGCGCCGACGCTGGTGATGGCCGGCGTGAACGACCCGATGCACGACGAGGCCCAGGTCTACGCCGAGAAGCTGCGCGGCGCCGGTGTGCCGGTGACCTGGCAGCCCATCGCCCAGGCCGAGGGCTGGCCCGATGCGCTGGCCCTGGAGGGTGTGGACCGATGTCCCTGTGCCGGCACGGTGCGTGACCATGCCGCCGCCTTCTTCGCCGCGACCGCCAAGGCGCCCGAACCCCCGCACTAG